Below is a window of Rhea pennata isolate bPtePen1 chromosome 2, bPtePen1.pri, whole genome shotgun sequence DNA.
TGATTCTGTGAGGTGAAATTGAGGTAAATTtgtagatatatataaaaaactgcataattttcttacaaaatttcatgtgaattattttgttttaatgagtttaattctttccagatttttatCGTATCTGTTTTCAGTGCAGTGaaatataaaacttttattaattaattaactcAAGGAAGCAAAATTAAGAACTGACTAGTTAAATGAAAAGCTTAAAGTTGATACTCATTTTAAGTAATAGATTTGCAATTTTTAATGTGAGCttggtgttttttaaaattagatacaTTTGGAATATTTGTACTTCATattcaaaactttattttctaacaGAGGATTCTTGAATTGGAAAGCACTCTTGCAAAGTATTCACAAGATGACAAAAAGCGATCAGAAGAATTAAGCACCTGGATGGAGTCTGAAAAAACCCAGCACACTAAGGAAATCAATGATATGGTTGAAAAACACAAGGAAGAATTAGAAGctatgaaagagcagcaggaaaagctttggacagaaaaacttcaaatcctaaaacaacaacaagaaaCTGAGATAGAAAAATTGAGAGATaaacaagaacaagaaataGATGCAAtactgaaagagaaggaaacagtTTTCCGTACACATATAGAAGAGATGAAtgaaaaaacattagaaaaactTGATGTGAAACAAACAGAGCTAGAAGCACTGTCTTCTGAACTATCAGAAGCACTAAAAATACGCAGCGATTTAGAGCAAGAGCTCTTGGAACTGAAAAGTAAAGTAGGTGAAGCAAAGCAAGAATTGGAGACAAAGTTGGAAGAACAGAGGAACcagcacaaggaagaaattgaaataatgtTAAAAGAGCATGCAATTTCTATTCAAGGAGTTGAGAAGGTACTCAAAGAAGAACTGAACCAACTCAAGCAATCATTGGAGGAGAAAGACAGACATTTGGAGGAAGTAAAAGCACATGAACAGAAACTAAATGAATCTGTGGAAAGATCTGAAAGTGAACTTGTCCAAATGTCTGCAAAGCTAGAGGAGCTCTCTCAGTCCCATCAGAGTACCTCTAGTGAGCAGGCAAAGGCTTATGAAGAGGAATTAgcaaagctgcagcaaaaaCTGACAAGTTTGGAAGGTGAAAAATTGCAACTTAATGAGCAGATAGTAAGAACTGAATTTCAGCTGAATGAAGTTAAGAATGAATTAGAATCATATATCTCTCAGGTACGTGACTTGAAGCAGCATCTGCAAgagcaaagcaatgaaaatacgCAAAAAGTAAACTCTCTAACACAACAGTATGAATCTCAGTTGAGGGATCTAGGAAAAGAGGCTGATCAGATAAAGAAAAGTCTGTCtgagaaggaagatgaaattGAACACATGAAAAAGTTACAGAATGAACAAGTGGAAGAGCTTAATCAGAACTTGTCAGCCAAAGAGGAGAGAATTAGTGCTTTACAGggagaatatgaaaataaattgaaacatCAAGAAAACAAGATGGAGAAAGTTAAGCAGAGAGCAAAAGAGATGCAGGAAACTTTCAAGAAGAAACTTACTGAGCAGGAagctaaactgaaaaaagaactTGAAAACAAGCAGTTGGAGTTCAGTCAGAAAGAGAGCGAGTTCAATGCTAAAATGTTGGAAATGGCACATGCCAGCTCAGCTGGAATCAGTGATGCTGTGTCAAAACTGGAATCTAATCAGAAAGAGCAATTAGAAAGTCTTGCTAAGGCTCATAGGAGTGAGTTAGAAGAAATCACCCAGATTTGGCAAAAGAAACTCAATCAGCAGGTTGAAGAGCTCcaggaaaaacatgaaatggaactacaggagaaagagcaggaagTTGAAGACCTGAAGCAGAAACTTGTCACCCTCAGTGCTGAGAATGAGGGCTCCAGAACTGAAATAACCCGACTGAAGGAAGAACAGACGAAGAAGGATGAGTTCCTGAATGAAGTGCAAGAACAATTAAGGCAGTCATTGGCTAAGGTGGATGTTTTGTCAAATAGTGAAAGTGACCTGAAAACACAGCTCAAAAAACTGGAAGGTGATCTTAATCAGTCCGAGAAAGACCACTCAGTACTTCAGGAGCAGCTTAACAGTCAGAAAGCAGTagaggaaaaagacaaagcTAAAATTACTGAGCTTACAGATAAGCTGAAAACACTTGAGGAGAAGATCGAAACTATGCAGTCTTCTCAGTGTAAAGATCATgaaaattatgagaaaaaaatagaggggATTCAGTTGAAAGAAACCGAGTTTAAGAGGTTTTCAGGAGAACTTGTAGCACAATTAGATGCTTATTGGAAGAATGCTGAAGCTCTattacaaacaaaaagcaatgaattaattgaaaaatgtaatgaaaaaattGGCAGAGTAACATGCAAAATTGCAGATTGTGAGCACCGAAccacaaaaattaaagaagcagtattaattaaaaagagtAAGATTCCCGAACTAGAAGCTCAGCTTAGAGAAGTAACAGAGCATCAGTCTGCTATAAGTAGTTCTTTACAAAAGTCAATGCAACAGCTGCAAGAGAAAGACAATTTAATTATGTCCATGAGAGTTGACATTGAAGAACTTGTAACAGAGAAGGAACAATTGCAAAAAGAAGGAGGGCATCAGCAGCAAGCAgcatcagaaaaagaaacttgcaTAACACAACTGAAGAAAGAGTTATCAGAAAATATCAATGCTGTCACCTCAATGAAAGAGGAACTCCAggaaaaagaatctgaaatttCTTCTCTCAACAAAATGGTTAATGATCTTAATGTTAGACTTGAAAACATGGTAAGTTTAACTGAGAAAGAAGCAGCTATGTCTCTGTTACGTGAACAACATCAAGAGGATCAATTACAGTTGTTAAATCAGGTACAGGAGTTATCGTCCAGAGTTGAGACACTGAGTCAAGAAAAAGCATTGGCTCTCGAGCAGGCAGACCACTGGATGACCAAGCTATCAGAGTGGAAGAAGAAGGCACAAACAAGGTTTACACAAAATCATGATACCATTAAAGATTTGCAGAGCAAACTTGAACTAAACAGTAGCCAAGCCAGTAAAAAAGATGATGAGCTGAATAAGCTGAAAGAGGAGCTGGCTAAACAAAGCAAGAATCTAGATAGTTTGAAAAGTATATTGGAACAAAAGCAGAACCAGAGGGAAAAGCAAGAGAGTGAGTTGACTGCAGAGTTAAAAATCCAAGCAGCAAGAATTGCTGAACTGGAAGAACACATTActcagaaaacttcagaaaacagttcCTTGATGGAGGAACTTAAAAAGCATAATGAACAAAAAGTCACAGAACAGAAGGAGATAGCCTGGCAACTTCAGGAGGCAGAGAAGGTGGCTTTTGAAAAGGACAATAGGTTTAAGGAGGCTGAGGAAAAAGTGCTTAATCTTGAGAAGAAAATAGGTTCATTGGAGGCTGAatttgaagcaaaggaaagggAATTTGAACAAACTAAATCAGCAATACttaaaagcagagaggaagaactgaaaagTCTAGAAGAGAGACTGAATGCAGAGAACAGCACAAAGTTAGCAGATCTGAAAAAGAAGGCAGAGCAAAAAATTGGTTCTATTAAAAAGCAATTGATGTctcaaatggaagaaaaggaacagcAACTTAAGCAAGATAGAGAAAATCAGTTAAGAGACTTGGAACAAAAAGTGCAGGAAAGAGAAGCCAAAATTGAGtccttggaagaaaaaatcaagTCAACAAGAGATTCTGCAGAATTAGAGGAGGAAATCCAGCAAAAAGTAGAGAGTGTAAAAGCTGCTCTAGagcaagaaaagaataaaatgcttgAGAGTGTCCAACAGAcatatgaagagaaaatacGTGTGTTAGAGAAGgacttactggaaaaaaatgaattgttgCAGAAGTATGAAAAGGAACAAAGAGAGAGTAATGACTGTCATCTagaactgcaaaacaaacaggaagagCTCTTCAAAAAATTGGAATGTGTTGAGAAGAGACTTCAAGAGGAACAATGTGTGACTGAAAGCCTCAGAAAAGAACTTGAGGAGcaaactaaaaaatatttggtgTTAAGGGACGAGCATGGTCGTTGTGATGGTGAGTTAGCAAGCAATAAGGAAGAATTAAAAgctaaagaacaaaaacatctaGATATGGAGAATATTCTTGGAGATATCCAGAAAAGATTACAGGAAAAGGAGACAGTCAACCAATCTTTAGAAGAGAAGATAAGAGAGTTGGAAAATAACCTagtgaaggaaaaggaagtgcACAAGACTGAGATGGAAGATACAAGTTTGAGCtatgaagaaaaactaaaaagtttACAACAACAGttggatgaaaaaaatgactgcCTGAAAGCTTTTGAAGAAGGTGTTGAAGAAAAGACTAAATCCCACGTGGAGCTGCAGAGGTTACTGGGTGATATGCAGACCCAGCAGAAGGACTTGCAAGCTAAACTGGAAGAGACTGAAAGGGAGAAACAGAAACTGCGCAAAGATGTGAATAATCTTCAAAAAGACTTACGTACTCTGCGAAAAGAGCATCAGCAGGAACTTGACATAGTTAAGAAGGAGTCCTTAgaagaaatggaggagaaaatcaggtaaatttttcttccatattttgtTAACATtgttttgccttatttttagCCACTTAATCTGAAGATGaatcctctttttaaaaactcaatTTGTAACAAAGAAATAACAACTAGGTTTTTTTGTGATTTGGTAAATAGTcttacttaaaaagaaacagcaagaaaagaacAATTTGACACTAGGACTTCATTCATGAATATATAAACCAGTATTTGAGtcataaatttaatttttttttcttttgccaaaatATTATCTATTGCTCTTGAATTGTGTTGTATTACTGATAATGATTTTCTGTACTGCTAGAAtgttaaatacaattttcttttcctcaaacaagaaaggaaatttgtTAGTAGTATTGAGTTTGTTAAATTAGTGTCATGTCATCTACTCTCTAAGGTATCTCAGTATCTATTGAAAATTCGGATTCTGAattgaaagaaaggagaaaaagaaaaaaaatgctatcaagAATTTCTCATATGTAGTGCAAAAAATGTGGTATGCTGTTCAGAGCTCTAATAGTTTCTTGAGAAAGGAGTTCTCTAAAACTCCACATTACTTTCAATTCTTCatcttcattatttaaaaaaaaaaacggatatatttttttctttcaatgaaaCACCGCTGTCTTCCAGGTGAATTTgatgggaaggaggaggatggCAGGAGGTTGGGTGTGTGAACAGAAATCCCACAGGATTCACATAATACTACCTTCTTCAAAGCCAGCCCATTCTAAAATAGTTTTGGAGAAATTTCTAGATCTCCCACCTTGCTAAACTGTTCTCATGGtgtctttaaacatttttttctcagtgtattttttgatattttgtgCAGATGTGAACAAGAAGACATTGAATTAAAGCACAACTCCACCTTAAAGCAGTTAATGAGAGAGTTCAATACTCAGCTGGCTCAAAAAGAGAGGGAGTTGGAAACCGCTGTAAAAGAGACAATCAGTAAGTGAAATACTAATGTAATTATAGTCAACTtgtgttaaaaaataaagccagtTTCTTCAAACATTTTAGGAAAGGAGTTTCATCTGGGAGTCTagttaaaaattacatttaattttataatttaatgtTACTTGGAGAACTTGAGAAAAGATCTTCTATTGCTTAGTAAATAACAACTAAATTTTAATTGTAACACAGAAAGCatatctgtatttattcttcctttccccaTAGATTTGATCTTTGATCTGGCACTGTGTATGTCTGCCTCTGTCATGGTAGGAGTTACTGATGATAGCCGTAATAGCCATGGTTACTCTTATTTTGTCATCTGTAACACAAACAGGAGGAGAGCATGTTTTTAGGGGTGAAAGCCTAAGCACGTTGATAAGTTTCCATTTTAATGCTACTTGGGATTGAGCAACTCAAACCTTTAACACTTTGATCCAACATCAAATGTATGGCACTGAAGGACACTTGTAAGAGAAAGTTATATCCATCCAGGAATCAGAATTGCATTTTCTTAGCTGTATCTTGCAGACTTCGTTCGCTGGCACCACTAATAGGTACCAGCTGGATATGGTGTCTGATTAATATCCCATATGGTTATAACTAAAGTATAGCATGcttcagcttcttttctttgtccACCTTCTGCCACAGAACTAAGCTGGAGGTCGGAGTGAGCAGGAAGTGTCCTTTGGCTCCACAGTTAATGGAGGTGCCTCTATGAGTGaggaatttctgaaaatttgcaGTTGTTTCAGATCCCTTTTGTAGATAGAATAAGAGATAAGGTCACAACCAGTGTTTAGCAATTGACAACCAATGTTTAGCAATTGAATATAACTTTTGCAGCAAACTGCAAACAGCAAACTTTATTTGCGTTGGAGTAGTGACAAGAAAGTCTCTGATGCTGTCTGTGAAAAATGAATTGCGTAAGACTACTTTTTGTAGATGCCTTCCACAGTTGtcttttaagcttttttaatACTGTTGTGACATataatttatcaaaataaatacgCCTTTTTTTTACATCacctaacattttttttttaataggtaaAGCCCAGGAAGTAGAAACTGAATTGATAGAAAACCACCACATAGAGACAACACAGTTGCataaaaaaattgcagaaaaagatgatgatctaaaaagaactgtgaaaaaatatgaagaaattctCGAGGTATCTTTCTGAAAAGTGATAAGGCTATGTAcattttgatatatttctttcctttggttCATTGTAAATTTAGACAGAAGACTGCAATTCTTGCTGGTAGAAATCTTTTTGAAACCTACTATTTGCATTATGCTTTATACGTCTGGTGACCTAGCCATCTCTTTGAGGTGTTTGgagttaaaatatttgtctctATTTTGTGAAATGTAAGAACACTAAAAATTAAGCCTCAGCTCTGATCCTTCAATAAGAACTATATGCTTAGGTCCTTGTGTCCATGCAGCCCTCCATCAGTTTGTCTGGAGGCCTGAACGTAAGCAGTTTCTAGATTGAAATGAAGGAAGTAAAGCTCAAACAAATTAAAGCTTTACTAGATTTAGTTTATTGttgggatttttatttgtttctttcttttaaggatATAAATGTTTTGGTTGTGAGTTGGCCTCACCTTCTTCTCTAATATTCTGCCCTTAAAGTAAGGCTCTGTTTTATGGAGGAGGCAATCTGTCTGCATGGTTTTTATGCTAGCAAAGCTTGCATTTTTATCTGCAAGTGAGCAGTCTGTCTACATGATACTTGCAAAAAGACATACTCTTGCTAGAGTAACATGGCAACCAGAAGTTGCAGCCAACTTCAGTCTAAGGATACATTACTTTCCAAGAATACCTGCCATCTTAGCTGAGTAGGAATTTAGATGGGGCAAGGACCTGTTTAGCTAcaaaagattaaataattttcagtggTAGACCATACAGTAAGCTGGAATGCAGGCTTTAATTTTGCTAATATTTAGTTCTATTTGcataagtaattttattttaaaattttgtgttcCTTGAATAGAATCAGTAGGAACAAATGGAAATTAAGTTTATGCTCAGTTGCCAGTCCAAAGAGCTATGCACTGAGCATGTCTGAGTGCTCTATGCTATTAAAAAAGCCCAAAGCTGAAGGCAGATTGATATGTTGTGCTCTGATTTTTGTACTTGAAGCAGCTTAGATGGAGATgccagatttttaaatttagaatcccccttttttttgtttcctaatttAGATAAGTTACATAGTATAAAACAATAAAGTTAATTGCTTGTGCTATAGAACTAAATTCCAAATTTCTGGAGTATTTATACTTTATTCAGGTAATGGTGGGCATgtgtttctgttattttgtaAACTGTTTTTGCCAAAATCTCTTTACTTGTTCCCTCAAGAAGTACTGAAAGAATCTAATAgttaagaaatatttgtgttaaaTTAAGCATGTGTCATATTCATTGAGATTTCTACTAAAGATAGGAACATATGCATCAGCAGGTGTGTGGGATTTTTCAACCTAAACTTACCAGTCATTACCCACCTATTACCTGGCTTAACTCAGGATAGGTTTGAGAAATTTCACATCAACATACTTATGCAGAGATTGTAAGGTTTCGCTCTGCTGTAAATGGTGGGATGACTAAGCAAAGATAGTGATGGTTGCAACAATGAATTTTGCTCATTTATAAGTCTTTGTTCCGTTTTACACATGGTTTATGTTGCTAAATATTGGCTGAAGTTGATGTGAGTATACATCCTTAAAGACTAGCAGGAATAGCTCAGTCCGTTAAACTTGATACAGTTTTTTCGTGAAGTACTCTACTGGTGCTTCTCTTGCTTTGTCAGGTGTTTGCTTATCTTTCATAAACACTTTGATCACATAGGATTTCATTAAAGTCTCCCTAATTAAAGGACTTCTAAATTGTCATAGCCTGTAATTTGAAGCCTGAGATTTTTCTACAGTTAAACCATTAAATATCATTAAAGAGAAATTGAATGTTGTACTCCAGTTAGCTTAACTTAAGCCTATGTGtgagctaaaaataaaatacctggTTTCAACTGTGCAATCTTTCATTTATTGAAGTGTTCACATGCCTCCCATGTGAATACAGGATAGGCTTTACGGTTAAGAATTGGGAAATTACAACTTTATTGAAGTCTTAATCTATAATTGTAATGGAAAtcagaatagaaaatattttatacattttcaaaatttggcAGGTGCTTTACAGAACAGTAAGTAGTTATTGGAAATACAGTTTCTGTAGCATGTTGAATCTTATATGATCTCtaatcttttcaaattttaaattataatctATGTTCAGGGAATTTACATAAAGATTGTCTCACAGGTCCCGTTTACAGAAGTGTCTTTCATCATTTTGAgttgaatttctcttttctacttttcagcTACATTCTTTGACTAAGAATGATGTGTGTGCAATTTTGCGTTGTATCAGTGGACAGTAGTctggaaaatgtaaatttatgttgaaaattcagattctcaatgcaaaaaaaatttaaaagaggaaaatagaagCAACTGAATATGTCAGGTTTTGATGTATTTTAATTAGAGGAGTATAACCACCTGTAACAGAAATTTTAGACAAATTTGACGGTTGATGTGTTTCTGAGAACATAGGAAAAATCACgtgaatgaaggaaaaataactttggGGGGTGGTGTCGTGGCAGAGGTTTTTATTAAAGATGGAT
It encodes the following:
- the GOLGA4 gene encoding golgin subfamily A member 4 isoform X3 — its product is MFKKLKQKISEEQAPPRPAGGRAAPHPPQSPSKSSPPTGNRSRTSSFTDPNDEGTLTPDKENLPKHPVTQSTENNGSEAASPQSSDTQSFAQRLQLRVPSMESLFRSPVKESLFRSSSKESLVRTSSRDSLNRLDLDASGPTFDPPSDIESETEESLGNTDSLSKEQLLQRLRRMERSLGNYRGKYAELVSAYQIIQREKKKLQGILSQSQDKALRRIGELREELQMDQQAKKHLQEEFDASLEEKDQLISVLQTQVSLLKQRLQNGQIGIELPDPNIQSESQVQSPTKEISEENVTEPGSNEGNEDSVKTLETLNQRVKRQENLLQRCKEMIRSHKERSAQLTNEKEALQEQLEERLQELEKMKELHMAEKTKLITQLRDAKNLIEQLEQDKGMVIAETKRQMHETLEMKEEEIAQLRARIKQITTKGEELKEQKEKSEKAAFEELEKALSIAQKTEEARKKLQAEMDEKIKAVEKASEEERVNLQQELTRVKQEVVEIMKKSSEDRVAELEKFHKKEMATKDQELNERLQAQEKEFQEQMKAALEKSQSECLKTLQEQEQQEALALEELELQKTAIQSECEKKLQEMHQEVETYRTRILELESTLAKYSQDDKKRSEELSTWMESEKTQHTKEINDMVEKHKEELEAMKEQQEKLWTEKLQILKQQQETEIEKLRDKQEQEIDAILKEKETVFRTHIEEMNEKTLEKLDVKQTELEALSSELSEALKIRSDLEQELLELKSKVGEAKQELETKLEEQRNQHKEEIEIMLKEHAISIQGVEKVLKEELNQLKQSLEEKDRHLEEVKAHEQKLNESVERSESELVQMSAKLEELSQSHQSTSSEQAKAYEEELAKLQQKLTSLEGEKLQLNEQIVRTEFQLNEVKNELESYISQVRDLKQHLQEQSNENTQKVNSLTQQYESQLRDLGKEADQIKKSLSEKEDEIEHMKKLQNEQVEELNQNLSAKEERISALQGEYENKLKHQENKMEKVKQRAKEMQETFKKKLTEQEAKLKKELENKQLEFSQKESEFNAKMLEMAHASSAGISDAVSKLESNQKEQLESLAKAHRSELEEITQIWQKKLNQQVEELQEKHEMELQEKEQEVEDLKQKLVTLSAENEGSRTEITRLKEEQTKKDEFLNEVQEQLRQSLAKVDVLSNSESDLKTQLKKLEGDLNQSEKDHSVLQEQLNSQKAVEEKDKAKITELTDKLKTLEEKIETMQSSQCKDHENYEKKIEGIQLKETEFKRFSGELVAQLDAYWKNAEALLQTKSNELIEKCNEKIGRVTCKIADCEHRTTKIKEAVLIKKSKIPELEAQLREVTEHQSAISSSLQKSMQQLQEKDNLIMSMRVDIEELVTEKEQLQKEGGHQQQAASEKETCITQLKKELSENINAVTSMKEELQEKESEISSLNKMVNDLNVRLENMVSLTEKEAAMSLLREQHQEDQLQLLNQVQELSSRVETLSQEKALALEQADHWMTKLSEWKKKAQTRFTQNHDTIKDLQSKLELNSSQASKKDDELNKLKEELAKQSKNLDSLKSILEQKQNQREKQESELTAELKIQAARIAELEEHITQKTSENSSLMEELKKHNEQKVTEQKEIAWQLQEAEKVAFEKDNRFKEAEEKVLNLEKKIGSLEAEFEAKEREFEQTKSAILKSREEELKSLEERLNAENSTKLADLKKKAEQKIGSIKKQLMSQMEEKEQQLKQDRENQLRDLEQKVQEREAKIESLEEKIKSTRDSAELEEEIQQKVESVKAALEQEKNKMLESVQQTYEEKIRVLEKDLLEKNELLQKYEKEQRESNDCHLELQNKQEELFKKLECVEKRLQEEQCVTESLRKELEEQTKKYLVLRDEHGRCDGELASNKEELKAKEQKHLDMENILGDIQKRLQEKETVNQSLEEKIRELENNLVKEKEVHKTEMEDTSLSYEEKLKSLQQQLDEKNDCLKAFEEGVEEKTKSHVELQRLLGDMQTQQKDLQAKLEETEREKQKLRKDVNNLQKDLRTLRKEHQQELDIVKKESLEEMEEKIRCEQEDIELKHNSTLKQLMREFNTQLAQKERELETAVKETISKAQEVETELIENHHIETTQLHKKIAEKDDDLKRTVKKYEEILEAREEEMTAKVHELQAQLEELQKEYKQRMEEVEHQNSEVTIAGLQAQLAQKTTLVNDSKLKEQELREQIHVLEDRLKNYEKNTYVTAVGTPYRDGNLCHTDVSLFGEPTEFEYLRKVLFEYMMGRETKTMAKVITTVLKFPADQTQKILEREDARPLFASPRSGIF
- the GOLGA4 gene encoding golgin subfamily A member 4 isoform X4, whose protein sequence is MVIAETKRQMHETLEMKEEEIAQLRARIKQITTKGEELKEQKEKSEKAAFEELEKALSIAQKTEEARKKLQAEMDEKIKAVEKASEEERVNLQQELTRVKQEVVEIMKKSSEDRVAELEKFHKKEMATKDQELNERLQAQEKEFQEQMKAALEKSQSECLKTLQEQEQQEALALEELELQKTAIQSECEKKLQEMHQEVETYRTRILELESTLAKYSQDDKKRSEELSTWMESEKTQHTKEINDMVEKHKEELEAMKEQQEKLWTEKLQILKQQQETEIEKLRDKQEQEIDAILKEKETVFRTHIEEMNEKTLEKLDVKQTELEALSSELSEALKIRSDLEQELLELKSKVGEAKQELETKLEEQRNQHKEEIEIMLKEHAISIQGVEKVLKEELNQLKQSLEEKDRHLEEVKAHEQKLNESVERSESELVQMSAKLEELSQSHQSTSSEQAKAYEEELAKLQQKLTSLEGEKLQLNEQIVRTEFQLNEVKNELESYISQVRDLKQHLQEQSNENTQKVNSLTQQYESQLRDLGKEADQIKKSLSEKEDEIEHMKKLQNEQVEELNQNLSAKEERISALQGEYENKLKHQENKMEKVKQRAKEMQETFKKKLTEQEAKLKKELENKQLEFSQKESEFNAKMLEMAHASSAGISDAVSKLESNQKEQLESLAKAHRSELEEITQIWQKKLNQQVEELQEKHEMELQEKEQEVEDLKQKLVTLSAENEGSRTEITRLKEEQTKKDEFLNEVQEQLRQSLAKVDVLSNSESDLKTQLKKLEGDLNQSEKDHSVLQEQLNSQKAVEEKDKAKITELTDKLKTLEEKIETMQSSQCKDHENYEKKIEGIQLKETEFKRFSGELVAQLDAYWKNAEALLQTKSNELIEKCNEKIGRVTCKIADCEHRTTKIKEAVLIKKSKIPELEAQLREVTEHQSAISSSLQKSMQQLQEKDNLIMSMRVDIEELVTEKEQLQKEGGHQQQAASEKETCITQLKKELSENINAVTSMKEELQEKESEISSLNKMVNDLNVRLENMVSLTEKEAAMSLLREQHQEDQLQLLNQVQELSSRVETLSQEKALALEQADHWMTKLSEWKKKAQTRFTQNHDTIKDLQSKLELNSSQASKKDDELNKLKEELAKQSKNLDSLKSILEQKQNQREKQESELTAELKIQAARIAELEEHITQKTSENSSLMEELKKHNEQKVTEQKEIAWQLQEAEKVAFEKDNRFKEAEEKVLNLEKKIGSLEAEFEAKEREFEQTKSAILKSREEELKSLEERLNAENSTKLADLKKKAEQKIGSIKKQLMSQMEEKEQQLKQDRENQLRDLEQKVQEREAKIESLEEKIKSTRDSAELEEEIQQKVESVKAALEQEKNKMLESVQQTYEEKIRVLEKDLLEKNELLQKYEKEQRESNDCHLELQNKQEELFKKLECVEKRLQEEQCVTESLRKELEEQTKKYLVLRDEHGRCDGELASNKEELKAKEQKHLDMENILGDIQKRLQEKETVNQSLEEKIRELENNLVKEKEVHKTEMEDTSLSYEEKLKSLQQQLDEKNDCLKAFEEGVEEKTKSHVELQRLLGDMQTQQKDLQAKLEETEREKQKLRKDVNNLQKDLRTLRKEHQQELDIVKKESLEEMEEKIRCEQEDIELKHNSTLKQLMREFNTQLAQKERELETAVKETISKAQEVETELIENHHIETTQLHKKIAEKDDDLKRTVKKYEEILEAREEEMTAKVHELQAQLEELQKEYKQRMEEVEHQNSEVTIAGLQAQLAQKTTLVNDSKLKEQELREQIHVLEDRLKNYEKNTYVTAVGTPYRDGNLCHTDVSLFGEPTEFEYLRKVLFEYMMGRETKTMAKVITTVLKFPADQTQKILEREDARPLFASPRSGIF